In one Arenibacter antarcticus genomic region, the following are encoded:
- a CDS encoding carboxypeptidase regulatory-like domain-containing protein, protein MKKIYLVFAVFLCTAIGFSQGVTTSSINGRVLDNENIPLFGANIVAVHTSSGSTYGAITDFDGFYRISNMRVGGPYKITISYVGFENSEYNDVYLQLGDSKKIRVELGESFNALEEVIVIGQTNSIFDSGKTGAETNVSQRQVNNLPSISRNISDFARLTPQAKVTGDDVISISGQNNRFNAIFIDGAVNNDVFGLAANGTNGGQTGVSPISLDAIESFQINVAPFDVRQSGFAGGSINAITKSGTNSIEGSVYGFLRNQSLTGKTPAGLVGSDGKRSKLEDFTAKTYGVRVGGPLIEDKLFYFVNYERQENETPQPFNIDNYDGNATAADLDNLANLLKANYGYDAGGYTNNTSSLVSDKLIAKVDWNINENNKLSLKHSYVKAVELDAPSSNGGSINFFNGAINLESITNSTALELNTKIGQNMANNLVIGYTSVNDDRDPNGAGFPSVQISDVAGTSINFGSEAFSTANLLEQSNLTITDNFEIYAGRHNITIGTNNEFSSSKNVFFRQNFGDYRFSNLSDFMGGNPANRYRYGYSLLGGFGDDSQGAAEFDLFQFGLYVQDQVNVTDNFKFTMGVRIDVPFWADGLDNQDFNTRSVALLEAAGKDLQGARVGQGIDANVHFAPRVGFNWDVNGDRSTQIRGGLGVFTSRIPLVWPGGAYNNNGITAGYIQLTGNNVPAFNPDPQGQFADPAPGSGSVGGQIDLYAKDFKMPQVFKTNIAIDQKLPGGVVFSADFIWNDNITAVAFENLNLAGPQFNTTGPGSRPNYGFAKVDRTYSDVYLGYNTGEGSSYNVSGTLTKSFFGPMIDIRTQATYSYGDSDVLIDATSSQNSSQWRNLETVNGSNRPVLSRSDFSPGHRVIANSTIELKWSDNLKTRIGIFYEGAEGSPFSYIYNTSSLLSDTGSFSSLIYVPSSFSDALLVDTNDLTAVEQYATLSAFIDGNDYLRSRKGKFAERNADRSDWSHIIDLKVAQEFGLMFGKKRHIIEVTADIFNFTNLLNKEWGVRTFANYNQVGLFDFEGFAADGTTPQFSFDPRSTETTNIIDDSGLQSSRWQMQLGLRYSFN, encoded by the coding sequence ATGAAAAAAATTTACTTGGTTTTTGCGGTGTTTTTATGCACGGCGATTGGATTTTCACAGGGTGTGACAACATCTTCCATTAACGGAAGGGTATTGGATAATGAAAACATTCCATTATTTGGTGCCAACATTGTGGCGGTTCATACTTCTTCGGGATCAACTTATGGTGCCATAACGGATTTTGATGGATTTTATAGGATATCCAATATGAGAGTTGGTGGACCCTATAAAATTACCATTTCCTACGTAGGTTTTGAAAACAGTGAGTACAATGATGTGTATTTACAATTGGGTGATTCAAAAAAAATCAGGGTTGAACTGGGTGAGTCCTTTAACGCACTTGAAGAGGTGATTGTAATCGGTCAGACCAATAGTATTTTTGATTCGGGTAAAACGGGAGCCGAAACCAATGTAAGTCAAAGGCAGGTAAATAACTTACCTTCAATTTCTAGGAACATTTCAGATTTTGCAAGGCTTACACCACAGGCTAAGGTTACTGGGGATGACGTAATTTCCATTAGTGGTCAAAATAACCGTTTTAATGCAATATTTATTGATGGTGCGGTGAATAATGATGTTTTTGGTTTAGCTGCCAATGGTACTAATGGTGGGCAAACGGGAGTTAGTCCAATATCATTAGATGCCATAGAGTCCTTTCAAATAAATGTAGCCCCTTTTGATGTTAGACAATCTGGTTTCGCCGGAGGTAGTATAAATGCTATTACCAAATCTGGAACAAATAGTATCGAAGGTTCTGTATATGGGTTTTTAAGAAACCAAAGTTTGACCGGTAAAACTCCTGCAGGCCTTGTAGGTTCGGATGGTAAGCGTTCTAAGCTAGAAGACTTTACTGCTAAGACATATGGTGTTAGAGTAGGTGGGCCCCTTATAGAGGATAAGCTATTCTACTTTGTTAATTATGAAAGACAAGAGAATGAGACTCCTCAACCATTTAATATAGACAATTACGACGGTAATGCTACAGCAGCTGACCTAGACAACCTTGCTAATTTACTAAAGGCTAATTATGGATATGATGCGGGTGGCTATACCAACAACACTTCTTCTTTAGTGAGCGATAAATTGATAGCAAAGGTCGACTGGAATATCAATGAAAATAATAAACTGTCTTTAAAACACAGTTATGTTAAGGCCGTAGAGTTAGATGCGCCTTCTTCCAATGGTGGGTCTATTAACTTTTTTAATGGGGCTATAAATTTAGAATCCATTACCAATTCTACAGCCTTAGAGCTCAATACCAAGATTGGACAAAATATGGCAAATAATCTGGTTATAGGTTATACCTCGGTAAATGATGATAGAGATCCTAATGGAGCCGGTTTTCCCTCAGTTCAAATCTCTGATGTAGCTGGAACATCCATTAATTTTGGTTCTGAAGCTTTTTCCACCGCTAATTTATTGGAGCAAAGTAATTTGACTATTACCGATAATTTTGAAATTTATGCAGGAAGACATAATATTACGATAGGTACCAATAACGAATTCTCTTCCTCTAAAAATGTATTCTTCAGACAGAATTTTGGAGACTATCGCTTTAGTAATTTATCTGATTTCATGGGTGGAAACCCGGCCAACAGATATAGATATGGTTACTCTCTTTTGGGAGGATTTGGAGATGACTCTCAAGGTGCAGCAGAATTTGATTTATTCCAATTTGGTTTGTATGTCCAAGATCAAGTGAACGTGACCGATAACTTCAAGTTTACTATGGGAGTTAGAATAGACGTTCCTTTTTGGGCAGATGGTCTAGATAATCAGGATTTTAATACAAGATCCGTAGCTTTGTTAGAGGCTGCAGGAAAGGATTTACAAGGAGCTAGGGTAGGGCAAGGGATTGATGCAAATGTTCATTTTGCGCCTAGAGTAGGTTTTAATTGGGATGTTAATGGTGATCGTTCTACTCAAATTAGAGGAGGGTTAGGAGTGTTCACTTCTAGAATACCTTTGGTATGGCCTGGAGGAGCCTATAACAATAACGGTATTACGGCTGGCTATATTCAATTGACCGGAAATAATGTACCTGCTTTTAATCCTGACCCTCAAGGCCAATTTGCCGATCCCGCACCCGGTAGTGGTTCCGTTGGTGGGCAAATAGATTTATATGCTAAGGACTTTAAAATGCCACAGGTGTTTAAAACAAACATTGCCATCGATCAAAAGTTACCCGGTGGTGTAGTTTTCTCGGCAGATTTTATCTGGAACGATAACATTACTGCAGTAGCCTTTGAGAATTTAAACTTGGCAGGACCACAATTTAATACCACTGGCCCTGGATCTAGACCAAATTATGGCTTTGCAAAAGTGGATAGAACCTACAGTGATGTTTACCTTGGGTATAATACCGGAGAAGGTAGTTCATACAATGTATCAGGTACTTTGACAAAAAGCTTTTTTGGACCAATGATCGATATTAGGACACAAGCAACTTATTCTTATGGTGATTCTGATGTTCTTATCGATGCTACATCTTCTCAAAATAGTTCTCAGTGGAGAAATTTGGAAACCGTTAATGGTTCTAATAGACCTGTACTTTCAAGATCAGATTTTTCACCGGGACACCGAGTAATTGCCAACTCCACTATAGAGTTGAAATGGAGTGATAATTTAAAAACTAGAATAGGTATTTTCTATGAAGGTGCAGAAGGATCACCATTTAGTTATATCTATAACACTAGTAGTCTATTGTCTGATACGGGCTCTTTCTCCTCATTAATTTATGTGCCTTCCAGTTTCAGTGATGCGCTTTTGGTTGACACAAATGATTTAACTGCTGTGGAGCAATATGCTACTTTAAGTGCATTTATCGACGGGAATGATTACCTAAGAAGTAGAAAGGGTAAATTTGCAGAAAGAAATGCTGACCGATCGGATTGGTCTCATATTATCGATTTGAAAGTAGCTCAAGAATTTGGGCTCATGTTCGGAAAGAAAAGACACATCATTGAAGTTACAGCAGACATATTCAATTTCACCAATCTCTTGAATAAGGAATGGGGAGTTAGAACATTCGCTAACTATAATCAGGTAGGTCTTTTCGATTTTGAAGGTTTTGCAGCAGATGGCACCACACCTCAATTTTCTTTTGACCCGCGATCTACTGAAACAACCAATATTATAGATGATTCTGGTTTGCAATCCTCTAGATGGCAGATGCAATTAGGACTTAGATATAGTTTTAATTAA
- a CDS encoding DUF1080 domain-containing protein codes for MKNLLSILFSFMAISMMAQEISLFNGKDLSGWTIYGTEKWYVEDGLLVCESGPDKQYGYLATDEHYKDFELSLEFKQEADGNSGVFIRSTIDGTKVSGWQVEVAPPGHDTGGVYESYGRGWLIKPDPSKDKVLKEGEWNTMKIRLSGGTLISWLNGTEMVRIKDDKIGEANGSIALQIHDGGGIKVKWRNIKLSLPQ; via the coding sequence ATGAAAAATCTACTATCTATTCTATTTTCGTTCATGGCCATATCGATGATGGCACAAGAAATATCCCTATTTAATGGGAAAGACCTTAGCGGTTGGACTATCTATGGTACCGAAAAATGGTATGTGGAAGACGGCTTATTAGTTTGTGAAAGTGGTCCTGATAAACAATACGGATATTTGGCAACGGATGAGCACTATAAGGATTTTGAACTTAGCCTAGAATTTAAACAAGAGGCGGACGGCAACAGTGGCGTTTTTATTCGCTCTACTATAGACGGGACCAAAGTAAGTGGATGGCAGGTAGAAGTTGCCCCTCCAGGTCATGATACTGGGGGTGTATACGAATCCTATGGAAGAGGGTGGTTAATAAAACCAGATCCATCCAAAGATAAAGTTCTTAAGGAAGGCGAATGGAATACCATGAAGATTAGGCTTTCTGGAGGTACCCTAATCTCTTGGTTAAATGGTACTGAAATGGTAAGGATTAAAGATGACAAAATTGGTGAAGCAAATGGTTCCATTGCCCTTCAGATACACGATGGTGGAGGTATTAAAGTGAAATGGAGGAACATTAAGCTCTCCCTACCACAATAA
- a CDS encoding endonuclease/exonuclease/phosphatase family protein: MGCKIVFLIFFSLLFRMYSQESKSYEIRTIAFYNVENLFDTQNDSLTFDDDRTPTGKDQWTEERYWDKLNNITKVLSEIGREVTNNAPDIIGLCEIENRAVLVDVINHPNLQGLEYDIVHFDSPDERGIDVALLYRKAVFLPTSFSSHRLLLTKQDDFRDYTRDQLVVGGLLDGEELYFIVNHWPSRSGGEARSRPNRIAAAKLNKRIIDSITRQVPGAKIISMGDLNDDPIDHSLKKILKTKSKEEIMEPTDLYNPMENLHKKGIGSLAYRDRWNLFDQLYFTANLYLDPSSGYKFWKAGIFNPPYLIDKKGKYKGYPLRTYANGNYIGGYSDHFPVYIFLIKPLH; encoded by the coding sequence ATGGGCTGTAAAATAGTTTTCCTGATATTCTTTTCACTGCTATTCCGGATGTATTCCCAGGAAAGCAAAAGCTATGAAATTCGCACTATTGCCTTTTATAATGTAGAAAATCTGTTTGATACCCAAAACGACTCCCTCACGTTTGATGACGATCGTACCCCCACGGGAAAAGACCAATGGACCGAAGAGCGCTATTGGGACAAACTGAACAATATCACCAAAGTATTATCCGAAATAGGAAGGGAAGTGACCAATAACGCGCCAGATATAATTGGGCTTTGCGAGATTGAGAATAGGGCGGTTTTGGTAGATGTAATAAATCATCCAAATTTACAGGGACTAGAATACGATATAGTACATTTTGATTCCCCAGACGAACGGGGTATAGACGTGGCACTCTTATATAGAAAAGCGGTGTTCCTCCCCACTTCTTTTAGCAGTCATAGGCTACTGCTCACCAAACAGGACGACTTTAGGGATTACACCAGGGACCAATTGGTAGTAGGGGGACTTCTGGACGGCGAAGAGCTGTATTTTATTGTAAACCATTGGCCTTCCAGGAGCGGAGGAGAGGCTAGGAGCAGACCCAACCGTATAGCCGCAGCCAAATTGAATAAAAGAATTATAGATTCCATTACCCGACAAGTACCTGGAGCAAAAATAATTAGTATGGGAGATCTTAACGATGACCCAATAGACCACAGTTTAAAAAAGATATTAAAAACTAAAAGCAAAGAAGAGATTATGGAACCTACTGACCTTTATAACCCCATGGAGAATCTCCATAAAAAGGGTATAGGCTCCTTGGCCTATAGGGATCGGTGGAATCTATTTGATCAACTATATTTTACCGCCAACCTGTATTTAGATCCTTCCTCGGGATATAAATTCTGGAAGGCGGGTATTTTTAATCCACCTTATCTAATAGATAAAAAAGGAAAGTATAAGGGATATCCCTTGCGCACTTATGCCAATGGCAATTATATTGGTGGCTATAGCGACCATTTCCCGGTATATATCTTCTTAATAAAGCCCCTACACTAA
- a CDS encoding TonB-dependent receptor — translation MLGSIQASTQDKIEVRGIISDNYDHKIVKGVKLELLGVQVATPDAFSGEFSFSAIPKEEYILTIHAPDYISKRIPFMVTDQAVNLGTIFLERDIAYEKSDNLITLTDSDLLEDEMSSITSGMLQASKDVFLNRAAFDFGQAFFRVRGYGSENGLVLINGIPMNKMINGRPQWNNWGGLNDVTRNQEFTHGLQLSDHSFGGILGVTNINTRPSGFRKGIRISSSASNRTYAGRLMATLSSGRGQNGLSYSISASRRWAEEGYIQGTLYDAYSLFGAVEYAVDTKHSFLLTTLMTPNRRGRSSAITEEVFNVMGKTYNPYWGKQNGEIRNARERKVAEPILMLNHFYSSHKLDVTTGISYQFGTDARSRMGYYNAPNPDPTYYRYLPSFYINSPIGANFVSANMAKDGFLDNPQLNWNRLYQANSTASMEGKAAYLLYDDTSEDSQLSVNSVGNYRISPWIKLDFGGTYRNLESDNYAQIKDLLGSVFHEDIDPFSNTENDVEGSLKKGDGDKFNYAYKMKSNIWDLFSQFSVTKSRWEGFVAANYSTTSYQREGLFRNQRFYDNSLGEGSKVEFFNFGTKGGFTYKFNGRHRVALEGAYIMKAPVYQNVFINPRENNEVVPDLQSEKITTVAINYYLRMPKLTGRVTGFYTRFQNTTDINFFFVDAGVGSDFVQEVVSDLDKLHMGTELGLEYQVSSSVKLSGVAAVGKYSYASDPFVTINFDTAGAEEDMINSLGTSILGVSKIKGQKLSQGPQLAYALGVEYRDPKYWWIGATTNYLGNNYAGISTITRTASFYIDPETGNPFPNATEENVQQLLQQHELDDMYLLNMVGGKSWLKGGKYISAFVSVNNIFDAVYRTGGYEQSRNGNFGQLQQDNLSGSPSFAPKYWYSYGRTYFINLAVSF, via the coding sequence ATGCTTGGCAGTATTCAGGCTTCGACACAAGATAAAATTGAGGTAAGAGGAATAATTTCGGATAATTATGATCATAAAATAGTGAAGGGTGTGAAATTGGAGCTGTTGGGGGTGCAGGTGGCCACGCCAGATGCTTTTAGCGGTGAATTTTCTTTTTCCGCAATCCCCAAGGAAGAGTATATTTTAACGATTCATGCGCCAGATTATATTTCCAAACGTATCCCTTTTATGGTCACCGACCAAGCAGTAAATCTTGGAACTATTTTTTTGGAAAGGGATATCGCCTATGAGAAATCTGATAACCTTATAACCCTTACAGATTCTGATTTGTTGGAAGATGAAATGAGTTCTATTACTTCGGGGATGTTACAGGCCAGTAAAGATGTTTTTCTTAACAGGGCTGCATTCGATTTTGGACAGGCATTTTTTAGGGTCAGGGGATATGGATCGGAAAATGGTCTAGTCCTTATAAATGGTATCCCCATGAATAAAATGATAAATGGTAGGCCACAATGGAATAACTGGGGCGGGTTAAATGATGTAACCCGAAATCAAGAATTTACACATGGCCTTCAGTTGTCCGACCATTCCTTTGGGGGCATATTAGGGGTCACCAATATAAATACCAGACCATCTGGTTTTAGAAAGGGTATTCGCATATCAAGCTCGGCATCCAATAGGACGTATGCTGGACGATTAATGGCCACCCTATCCTCCGGAAGAGGGCAAAATGGGCTTAGTTACAGTATATCGGCTTCAAGACGTTGGGCAGAGGAAGGGTATATACAGGGTACCTTATATGATGCCTATTCCTTATTTGGAGCTGTGGAATATGCCGTAGATACAAAACACAGTTTTTTGTTAACTACCTTAATGACACCCAATAGAAGGGGCAGATCTTCGGCGATAACTGAGGAAGTTTTTAATGTAATGGGAAAAACCTATAATCCTTACTGGGGCAAGCAGAACGGGGAAATACGGAATGCAAGGGAAAGAAAGGTCGCAGAGCCGATACTAATGCTCAATCATTTTTACAGTTCTCATAAATTGGATGTAACTACCGGGATTTCCTATCAATTTGGGACAGATGCCAGAAGTAGGATGGGCTATTATAACGCTCCTAATCCAGACCCGACCTACTATCGATATTTGCCGAGTTTTTATATAAATAGCCCTATAGGAGCCAATTTTGTTAGTGCCAATATGGCGAAGGATGGGTTTTTGGATAATCCGCAGTTAAACTGGAATCGACTTTATCAGGCAAATTCAACTGCTTCAATGGAGGGGAAAGCTGCCTATTTACTGTATGATGATACTTCAGAAGATTCCCAATTAAGCGTAAACAGTGTAGGTAATTACCGAATAAGTCCATGGATAAAGTTGGATTTTGGAGGGACCTATCGCAATTTAGAATCTGATAATTACGCCCAGATCAAAGACCTACTGGGAAGTGTATTTCACGAGGATATTGATCCTTTTTCCAATACTGAAAACGATGTGGAAGGAAGCCTAAAAAAGGGGGACGGGGATAAGTTTAATTATGCCTATAAGATGAAGTCAAATATTTGGGACCTATTCTCCCAGTTTAGTGTTACAAAGAGCAGATGGGAGGGGTTTGTAGCAGCAAACTATTCCACCACTTCCTATCAACGAGAAGGCTTATTTAGAAACCAGCGTTTTTATGATAATTCTTTGGGAGAGGGAAGCAAAGTTGAATTTTTCAATTTTGGCACCAAGGGTGGATTTACTTACAAATTTAACGGGAGACATAGGGTGGCCTTAGAGGGAGCCTATATTATGAAGGCTCCAGTCTATCAAAATGTTTTTATAAATCCTAGAGAAAATAATGAGGTGGTTCCTGACCTCCAGAGTGAAAAGATCACTACTGTAGCTATTAACTATTATTTGAGGATGCCAAAACTGACTGGGAGGGTTACCGGATTTTATACCCGTTTTCAAAATACCACCGATATTAATTTTTTCTTTGTGGATGCAGGGGTCGGGAGCGATTTTGTACAGGAAGTGGTCAGTGATTTGGATAAATTACATATGGGAACGGAATTGGGGTTGGAATATCAGGTGTCTTCCTCCGTAAAATTGTCAGGTGTGGCGGCAGTGGGCAAATATAGTTACGCGAGCGATCCCTTTGTTACCATAAATTTTGATACTGCAGGTGCCGAGGAAGACATGATAAACTCGCTAGGCACTAGTATCTTGGGGGTGTCAAAAATTAAGGGCCAGAAACTATCTCAGGGACCGCAACTCGCTTATGCATTAGGGGTGGAATACAGAGATCCTAAATATTGGTGGATCGGTGCCACTACCAATTATTTAGGCAATAATTACGCAGGAATCTCTACCATAACAAGAACCGCTAGCTTTTATATAGATCCCGAAACCGGGAATCCATTTCCTAACGCAACGGAAGAAAATGTACAGCAGTTGTTGCAACAGCATGAATTGGATGATATGTATTTGTTGAATATGGTTGGTGGTAAATCTTGGTTGAAAGGTGGCAAGTATATCAGTGCCTTTGTGAGTGTCAATAATATTTTTGATGCCGTGTATCGTACCGGTGGGTATGAGCAAAGTAGAAATGGAAATTTTGGTCAATTGCAGCAAGACAATTTAAGCGGAAGTCCCTCATTTGCGCCAAAATACTGGTACAGTTATGGGCGCACCTATTTTATAAATTTGGCGGTAAGTTTTTAG
- a CDS encoding DUF5689 domain-containing protein, whose translation MNAFKPKVQFIVRRCFGIGLLMLCGCVKDMDYTTPKAICSVNLSANASYAEVKSLYVDQTIQIEQDLIIEGYVISSDQSGNFFGVLYFQDRPTNPTQGFELELDVRDTHLFFPVGSKILIALKGLYMGKSKGVFKLGGQFTSFGNIAVGRLPAAVVDRHIFVSCEEAVTMMPTLIEIGDLGEHYTNTLVQLDGVEIREDEVGLPFANVKEETNRNLINCLDQELVLVNSGYADFQAEILPELNGSIRGVLLRENNKYQLAIRSLGDIEFSKDRCADLVDEFSSTKLFISELADPNNNAEARFVELYNSDIQSLSLKGWRLHRYTNANTEISSTIDLSDHSIGAESTFVISPNTSSFEATYGFSPDLEVGTNSPADSNGDDNFQLVDPFGTVIDSFGVVGEDGSATNHEFEDGKAVRNLNIVMANPVYTFSEWTLYNDSGGSGTVNLAQNAPEDFSPGIR comes from the coding sequence ATGAATGCTTTTAAACCTAAGGTACAGTTTATAGTAAGGAGGTGCTTTGGTATTGGACTGCTTATGTTATGCGGATGTGTAAAAGATATGGACTATACTACCCCCAAAGCGATCTGTTCGGTTAATTTAAGTGCCAATGCAAGCTATGCCGAAGTAAAGAGCCTTTATGTAGATCAGACTATTCAGATAGAGCAAGACCTAATTATTGAGGGATATGTCATCTCCTCGGACCAGAGCGGTAATTTTTTTGGCGTACTTTACTTTCAGGACAGACCCACCAATCCCACCCAAGGATTTGAATTAGAACTCGATGTTCGCGATACCCATTTATTTTTTCCAGTAGGTAGCAAAATCCTGATTGCCTTAAAGGGACTATATATGGGCAAAAGTAAAGGGGTCTTTAAATTGGGGGGACAGTTTACCTCCTTTGGAAATATCGCTGTGGGAAGACTACCTGCTGCAGTAGTGGACCGACATATATTTGTGAGTTGTGAGGAAGCGGTAACCATGATGCCAACATTAATTGAGATCGGTGATTTAGGAGAGCATTATACCAATACCCTTGTGCAATTAGATGGTGTTGAAATTAGGGAAGACGAGGTGGGACTCCCTTTTGCAAATGTCAAGGAAGAGACCAATAGAAATTTAATAAATTGCCTTGATCAAGAATTGGTTTTGGTAAATAGTGGGTATGCCGATTTCCAGGCTGAAATTCTACCTGAATTAAATGGGAGCATTAGAGGCGTACTGTTGCGGGAGAATAACAAGTATCAATTGGCAATAAGGAGTTTGGGGGATATAGAATTTTCTAAGGACCGATGTGCGGATTTGGTGGATGAATTTTCTTCGACCAAACTTTTTATTTCGGAGTTGGCTGATCCAAATAATAATGCTGAGGCTAGGTTTGTAGAACTGTATAACTCGGATATACAATCATTAAGTTTAAAGGGGTGGCGACTACATAGATATACCAATGCTAATACCGAAATAAGTTCTACCATAGATCTATCCGATCATTCAATTGGGGCAGAGAGCACCTTTGTGATATCGCCTAATACATCCTCGTTTGAAGCTACCTATGGCTTTTCTCCTGATTTGGAGGTGGGGACTAATAGTCCTGCAGATTCTAATGGGGATGATAATTTTCAGTTGGTAGACCCCTTTGGGACGGTGATCGATAGCTTTGGGGTGGTAGGGGAAGACGGTTCTGCTACCAATCATGAGTTTGAGGATGGAAAAGCTGTGAGGAATCTAAATATTGTCATGGCAAACCCAGTGTATACTTTTAGTGAGTGGACACTTTATAATGATAGCGGGGGAAGTGGAACTGTGAATCTGGCCCAGAATGCTCCTGAAGATTTTAGTCCTGGTATCCGTTAA
- a CDS encoding response regulator has protein sequence MSKIEFSCIIDDDPISVYGIKRSMKMIDFSKTIVVYKNGQEAIEGVNAMVTAGERIPSIMFLDLNMPIMDGWEFLDHFIKIPNSKTDYVAIYIISSSINSEDMIRAKSYKIVNNYIVKPVGSQDLVKLLTD, from the coding sequence ATGAGTAAGATTGAATTCAGTTGCATTATAGATGACGACCCTATTTCTGTATATGGCATCAAGAGGTCTATGAAAATGATAGATTTCTCCAAAACCATTGTAGTTTATAAGAACGGGCAGGAAGCCATTGAAGGGGTCAATGCTATGGTTACTGCTGGGGAGAGGATTCCTTCGATTATGTTTCTAGATCTAAACATGCCCATCATGGATGGATGGGAGTTTCTGGACCATTTTATAAAAATCCCCAATTCCAAGACAGACTATGTCGCTATTTATATTATTAGCTCTTCCATAAATTCTGAGGATATGATAAGGGCCAAAAGTTATAAGATTGTCAATAATTATATCGTAAAACCCGTAGGATCCCAAGATTTAGTAAAGCTATTGACCGATTAA